One genomic window of Sphingopyxis sp. OPL5 includes the following:
- a CDS encoding UDP-2,3-diacylglucosamine diphosphatase, with protein sequence MASISTLPIPARFPDPFTTDPHIPERVIGERRSYRTVWVSDIHLGTRGCNAAMLIDFFDHVDCQTLYLVGDIIDGWRLKKRHFWPPEHNDVVWRVLKRAKRGTRVVYVPGNHDEMIKPFDGFDFGGVEIRREAIHETTDGKRLLVVHGDDFDAVMLAHRWLAFVGDAAYTALMKCNVVVNRIRSKLGLPYWSLSMVAKHKVKNAVQFIGRYEEVVAHAARSRGVDGVVCGHIHSAEMREIEGVDYYNDGDWVEGCTALVEHHDGTMEILHWAEEVAARAAPTPLALPAPARAA encoded by the coding sequence ATGGCATCGATTTCGACCCTGCCGATCCCCGCCCGTTTCCCCGACCCCTTCACCACCGACCCGCATATTCCCGAACGGGTCATTGGCGAACGGCGGAGCTATCGCACCGTCTGGGTCAGCGACATCCACCTTGGCACCCGCGGCTGCAACGCCGCGATGCTCATCGATTTTTTCGACCATGTCGATTGCCAGACGCTCTATCTCGTCGGCGACATCATCGACGGCTGGCGACTGAAAAAGCGCCATTTCTGGCCGCCCGAGCACAATGACGTCGTCTGGCGCGTGCTCAAGCGCGCCAAGCGCGGCACCCGGGTCGTCTATGTCCCCGGCAATCACGACGAGATGATCAAGCCGTTCGACGGTTTCGATTTCGGCGGGGTCGAGATCCGCCGCGAGGCGATCCACGAAACCACCGACGGAAAGAGACTGCTCGTCGTCCACGGCGACGATTTCGACGCGGTGATGCTCGCGCACCGCTGGCTCGCCTTCGTCGGCGACGCCGCCTACACCGCGCTGATGAAGTGCAATGTGGTGGTGAACCGCATCCGCAGCAAACTTGGCCTGCCCTATTGGTCGCTGTCGATGGTCGCCAAGCACAAGGTCAAAAATGCCGTCCAGTTCATCGGGCGGTACGAGGAAGTCGTCGCGCATGCCGCGCGCTCGCGCGGGGTCGACGGGGTGGTATGCGGCCATATCCACAGCGCCGAGATGCGCGAGATCGAGGGCGTCGACTATTATAACGACGGTGACTGGGTCGAAGGCTGCACCGCGCTGGTCGAGCATCACGACGGCACGATGGAAATCCTGCACTGGGCCGAGGAGGTCGCGGCCCGCGCCGCGCCGACCCCGCTGGCGCTACCCGCCCCGGCACGGGCGGCCTGA
- a CDS encoding GIY-YIG nuclease family protein, producing the protein MEQTYHVYILASGRNGTLYTGVTGDLAHRCSQHRSSQGASFTKRYGVHRLVHAEAFADVSEAIAREKAVKKWRRAWKLELIEQGNPQWLDLYDRLNG; encoded by the coding sequence ATGGAACAGACCTATCACGTCTATATCCTCGCGAGCGGGCGCAACGGCACTCTCTACACGGGCGTTACCGGCGACCTGGCGCACAGATGTTCGCAGCATCGGAGCAGCCAGGGGGCGAGCTTCACGAAGCGTTACGGCGTGCACCGACTGGTGCATGCCGAAGCCTTCGCCGACGTGAGCGAAGCGATCGCGCGCGAGAAGGCCGTGAAGAAATGGCGCCGGGCATGGAAACTGGAATTGATCGAGCAAGGCAATCCGCAATGGCTCGATCTCTATGACCGGCTCAACGGCTGA
- a CDS encoding aldehyde dehydrogenase family protein, translating into MIVKLKDVYPLYLNNKAVQPNTDLKVIDKYTGEVAFRTALATPDVIDEAIAGAVRAAEPMARLASFEKRDVLTHCVGRFQERFDELAFALCVEAGKPIADAEGEVSRLIDTFRIAAEEAVRNYGEIQPLDISARAKGYMGMWKRVPIGPCSFISPFNFPLNLAAHKIAPAIAIGCPFVMKPASMTPLGAIIMGEVLAECDILPEGAFSILPASRAGADLFTTDERLKLLSFTGSPGVGWDLKAKAGKKKVVLELGGNAAVVVDKDADLDHALARIIFGGYYQSGQSCIHVQRVIIHEDIYDRFRDMLAAKVKTLKSGDPKLHDTFIGPMISVKEAQRLKGWIDAAVAAGATLLAGGGCEGNMLEAALLENVPRDADVVVEEAFGPVVVLSKFSKWEDALAEVNDSKFGLQAGLFTSDLHKVLEAWDHLEVGGIVVNDVSSYRVDNMPYGGVKDSGLGREGVRFAIEDMSEIRNLVIRRV; encoded by the coding sequence ATGATTGTGAAACTCAAAGACGTCTACCCGCTCTACCTCAACAACAAGGCGGTGCAGCCGAACACCGATCTCAAGGTGATCGACAAATATACCGGCGAGGTCGCGTTCCGCACCGCGCTCGCGACCCCCGACGTGATCGACGAAGCGATCGCCGGTGCGGTGCGCGCCGCCGAGCCGATGGCGCGGCTGGCGAGTTTCGAGAAGCGCGACGTTCTCACCCATTGCGTCGGGCGCTTTCAGGAACGGTTCGACGAACTCGCTTTTGCGCTGTGCGTCGAGGCGGGCAAGCCGATCGCCGATGCCGAGGGCGAGGTCAGCCGCCTGATCGACACCTTTCGCATCGCCGCAGAGGAAGCGGTACGCAACTATGGCGAGATCCAGCCGCTCGACATTTCGGCGCGCGCCAAGGGCTATATGGGGATGTGGAAACGCGTGCCGATCGGCCCGTGCAGCTTCATCTCGCCGTTCAACTTCCCGCTCAACCTCGCCGCGCACAAAATCGCACCCGCGATCGCGATCGGCTGTCCGTTCGTGATGAAACCCGCGTCGATGACCCCGCTCGGCGCGATCATCATGGGCGAGGTGCTCGCCGAGTGCGACATCCTGCCCGAAGGTGCGTTCAGCATCCTGCCCGCGAGCCGCGCAGGCGCCGACCTGTTCACCACCGACGAGCGGCTGAAATTGCTCAGCTTCACCGGCTCGCCCGGTGTCGGCTGGGATTTGAAGGCCAAGGCGGGCAAAAAGAAGGTCGTGCTCGAACTCGGCGGCAACGCCGCGGTGGTCGTCGACAAGGACGCCGACCTCGACCATGCGCTCGCACGGATCATCTTCGGCGGCTATTACCAGTCGGGGCAAAGCTGCATCCACGTCCAGCGCGTGATCATCCATGAGGATATCTACGATCGTTTCCGCGACATGCTCGCCGCGAAGGTCAAGACGCTGAAATCGGGCGATCCGAAGCTCCACGACACCTTCATCGGCCCGATGATCTCGGTCAAGGAAGCGCAGCGGCTGAAAGGCTGGATCGACGCCGCGGTCGCCGCGGGCGCGACCCTGCTCGCGGGCGGCGGTTGCGAAGGCAATATGCTCGAAGCGGCCTTGCTGGAGAATGTGCCGCGCGACGCCGATGTGGTGGTCGAGGAAGCTTTCGGCCCCGTCGTCGTGCTGTCGAAATTCTCCAAGTGGGAAGACGCCCTCGCCGAGGTCAATGACAGCAAGTTCGGACTCCAGGCCGGGCTGTTCACCAGCGACCTGCACAAGGTGCTCGAGGCCTGGGATCATCTCGAGGTCGGCGGCATCGTCGTCAACGACGTGTCGTCCTACCGCGTCGACAACATGCCCTATGGTGGGGTCAAGGACAGCGGGCTGGGCCGCGAAGGCGTGCGTTTCGCGATCGAGGATATGAGCGAAATCCGGAATTTGGTGATCCGGCGCGTTTGA
- a CDS encoding glycosyltransferase family 4 protein: MRILIVSDAWEPQVNGVVRTLQATIGELRRAGHEVGIVSPDLFRSIPCPSYPEIRLAFAGWRKVGRHIRAFAPQAIHISTEGPLGMAARRWCIRNKFPFTTAYHTRFPEYVAARLPLSPAFVWRFIRWFHRPARHIMVATRSLARELADQGLTQTMLWERGVDHDLFRPDRAAHSALAGLPRPIQLYVGRVAVEKNIEAFLDTTQPGTKVIVGDGPALAELKARYPGALFLGKQTGEALASIYSGADVFVFPSRTDTFGLVIIEALSAGTPVAAYPVPGPGDIVAGGAGALDADLDDAIAAALQCDRGDAAALGARYNWPACTAQFVKALTFVPAETASEGAVLGTTILSA; the protein is encoded by the coding sequence ATGCGGATCCTGATCGTCAGCGACGCGTGGGAGCCGCAGGTCAACGGCGTCGTCCGCACCTTGCAGGCGACGATCGGCGAATTGCGGCGCGCGGGGCACGAGGTCGGCATCGTTTCGCCCGACCTGTTTCGCTCGATCCCCTGCCCCTCTTATCCCGAAATCCGCCTTGCCTTCGCCGGCTGGCGCAAGGTCGGGCGGCATATCCGCGCCTTTGCCCCGCAGGCGATCCATATTTCGACCGAGGGCCCGCTCGGCATGGCGGCGCGGCGCTGGTGTATCCGCAACAAATTCCCCTTCACCACCGCCTATCACACGCGCTTTCCCGAATATGTCGCGGCGCGATTGCCGCTGTCGCCCGCCTTCGTGTGGCGCTTCATCCGCTGGTTCCACCGCCCGGCGCGCCACATCATGGTCGCGACGCGCAGCCTCGCCCGCGAACTCGCCGACCAGGGCCTGACCCAGACGATGCTGTGGGAACGCGGGGTCGACCATGACCTGTTCCGTCCCGACCGCGCCGCCCATTCCGCGCTCGCGGGACTGCCGCGCCCGATCCAGCTCTATGTCGGCCGCGTCGCGGTCGAAAAGAATATCGAGGCGTTCCTCGATACCACCCAGCCCGGCACCAAGGTGATCGTCGGCGACGGTCCGGCGCTCGCCGAACTCAAGGCGCGTTATCCGGGCGCCCTCTTCCTCGGCAAGCAAACCGGCGAGGCACTCGCTTCGATTTATTCCGGCGCCGACGTCTTCGTCTTTCCGAGTAGGACCGACACCTTCGGCCTCGTTATCATCGAGGCGTTGAGCGCGGGCACGCCGGTCGCCGCTTATCCCGTCCCCGGTCCGGGCGACATCGTGGCCGGCGGCGCGGGCGCTCTCGACGCGGATCTGGACGACGCGATCGCCGCGGCGCTGCAATGCGATCGTGGCGACGCGGCGGCGCTCGGCGCGCGTTACAACTGGCCCGCCTGCACCGCACAGTTCGTCAAGGCCCTCACCTTCGTGCCCGCCGAAACGGCGTCCGAAGGCGCCGTGCTCGGCACGACGATCCTCTCCGCCTAA